One stretch of Desulfovibrio inopinatus DSM 10711 DNA includes these proteins:
- a CDS encoding transposase yields MWRSNSRRKYDAEFKRNAVMLVESGRSMSEVADRLGIAANMLLRWRLQMRKQGQIAFPGHGNQALTDDRRRIKDIERQLKDAEMEREI; encoded by the coding sequence ATGTGGAGGAGTAATTCTCGTAGGAAATATGATGCGGAATTTAAACGGAATGCCGTGATGTTGGTTGAGTCAGGACGGAGTATGTCTGAAGTCGCTGATAGGCTGGGAATTGCGGCGAATATGCTTCTTCGCTGGCGTCTTCAAATGCGCAAACAAGGGCAAATTGCTTTTCCTGGTCACGGGAACCAAGCTCTGACCGATGATCGAAGGAGAATAAAGGACATTGAAAGGCAATTGAAAGATGCAGAAATGGAGCGAGAGATCTAA